ATTTGAAATAGCATCTGAGATTTCTCTTGCTACATCCTGTTGTTCTGCAATATCATCCATCATGTCATGCACATCATCAACATTCCTGTTAAAAGGCAATGGAATTTGTATTAGTAAAATGATCCTCCACATAAGAAACACTGCAACAGCAATAATATTTTATTACTAATTAACCTATGAATTCATTTTACTTGGGGAAAAACAAGGATTATGATGGTGACTGTTATACATAATCTGCCATCCTTCACAAATTCTGTTAACACAAAGTTAACACTTACATATGCTGATGAGCAGCTTTAAGAGCATCAGAGGCACTTTTCATTGTCTGGAGTACTGCAGTGTTGGTATTTGCTCCTTCAAGAGCTTCTCGTTGCATCTCAATTGTCGATAACGTCCCATCAATCTGCTGCAGCTGTTTTTCATATCGCTTCTTTCTCTTGAGTGCCTGTATAGCCGCTATAATGAAAATGAAGTTAAAGATGACATCAAGTGGAATGATAAGCTTTTCATATAATAAATTACATGTATATAATCTCTTCCACAAAGGGATAATAGTACAAAATGTTGTCCTTGTACATGAGCAGCTGGACAATGAGACAAGGGAATAGTATAGGAGTGTACATGGTTGGAGGTTCACGTGGTGTTTCAACCAGAATGTTTTCCAGACTTAACCTACCAGTCTATACTGCTACAAATTTGAAACAGAGAAAAAGCTCTTTACGACTGTTGCTATAGAAGTGAAACTACTCTTCAGAATAACTTCGGAAactagttcaataaacaagtatagtgttaacagttatgaaaaggacagactaCTACACACTACATAAAGAAGATGTTTGAGTTGCAGCCAGCCAAAACAAAAAGAGTGCAACACATTTGAGCtattggccaaaaggccttcttctaaagtatgaAGTGCatgaacacacacattcacaccttACACTCACATGACCTCTGCCTCTGGTCGCTGAGAGCAAATTGCGACCAACGGAAAAAACAATCTGTGGAtggtggggttaaggaggagggATATGAGGTCAGGGGTGGGGGGTGGTAAATTACTgattgtgggagcatgcagggacatggTGGGGGGAGTGTAGGACTGCTAGCTGCAGTCAAGAGCTTCGAGGGAGGGAAGCACAAAAGGAGATAAACAGAGGATGGGAAAAGATGTGGGTGTGTTGGACCACGAAAGGGGACAGTTTGGTGAAGGGGAAGAGCTAATGAAAGCCTAGTGTGTTGAGCAGGGTATTGAGCAACTGGGTGAtctagctgtctcttggccacagtttgttggtggccactcATGTCGACAGATAGCTTGTCAGCTGTCATGCCCATGAAGGAAGCAGCTTACTTTGTAGATCATgtaactgctttcacaggtagccctgcctttgatgtgataggtgacGCCTGTGactgggctggagtaggtggtggtgggaggatgtctTGCACCTAAGTCtactgcagggatatgagccatgagccaAGAGGCTGGAagcaggggtggagtagggatgCACAAGGAGGAGAAACACCACTATGGGAAAGGAGGGAAGGATAATTGGCAGGATATTCATTTCATGGCATGATGAAAGGTAGTCTAatccctggcagagaatgtgattcagctgctccagttctgtgtgatactgagtcatgaggggaatgctctctTGTGACCGGACAGTGGGAATTTGGGAGGTGACTGGAGACACATGGCATGGAAGATTCTGTTTCTGTACAAGACTGGGAAAGAAAtttcggtctgtgaaggcctcagtgggatccttggtatatttggagagggactgcttgtctcTTCAGATGCAACGGGCACAGTGGCTAGACTGAATGGAATGCAGCCTGGAGCTACATGGgtccttgtggggtgggggtggggatagTGGAAAAGGACAGAAATAGAGGATGGGAAGAAGACTAGTGGGTGTGCTAGTGGAATATAGAAGGCTATAAAGTGCTGGAGTGAAACccatttctgaactgcgcaggtgggaaatCTCACTACACTAGTCCTTCATCCACATATCCCCTTCCCTGGTCCAATCCCAGCACTTTACAGCCTTCtactccaccaacacacccactagTCTTTTTCCTATCCTCTATTTCCCTACTTTTCCactattcccccctccccctcgaaagagagagagagagagagagagagagagagaaactctcCAGACTGCACCTAGCAGGCTTACCCTGTTCCCACCACATccttgcatgctcccacaagcagcactgcaCTATCCCGCATCTCCACACCGTGCTAtccatccccctctccaccccagcctcctccttacctccaccactCACAGAATTCTTCTCCCATCAGGCAGGTgctcacaggtgtgtgtgtgtgtgtgtgtgtgtgtgtgtgtgtgtgtgtgtaggtgggtgggtgggtgaggggGGGGATACTGTTTTTATTCCACTttgaattttccattgttgaaatattaataatttttggtCAGAATACACTGAATCAAATAATTCAGAGGAATACTTACAACTGATGTGCTAGCAATGATAATACGTTTTTTTGTATACTCATGGCACAGTATTTATTCACATACATGGTCAGAATACACTGAATCAAATAATTCAGTGGAATACTTACAACTGATGTGCTAGCAATGATAATACGTTTTTTTGTATACTCATGGCACAGTATTTATTCACATACATGgtgcccataattaaagttccaggttCAGAACACTGTAGAAGTAGAACTGCTGCTTTGAATGATGACAGATCTGAGTAGCATATTTTTAACAAAGGGGGAAACATCGTGAAACTAAATAAAGCTAACGAAAATTTTGCCAACAGACCGTGCTGTATGCGTCTTAATGTAAATGGGATTGGCTACAAATGACATATGAACCACATTATGACAGACAtggttgcacattacaccatctatACTGTTCAATGCACATGACTGCCCAAGTTCAGCACTCAACAGTTGCGGCAATGTTTGTTAGGTAAGCCCGTCCATCAAAGCAAGGTCGTACGCATTCAGATGAGAATAATCACTTTTTAATAGCCCTGGGGTCAAAAACCATATGAAAAGCAAACTGACACcggtttctaattgtcgtgagatagtgcaagacatgttcaataagcTGTCCTCTATTTTCTGCCGCAAGTTGAAGTCACGAGATCTGAGTGTCTAGGGAGTCACATTCAGTGTGTTTTGTGCAATGTGTACCTTGAATTCAGCTGCATTCATAAtcagagcactgaacacaacatctttcagataaccccatagcCAGAATCACACGGCTTAAGATCACCTGATCTGGGGGGCCAGGCTGtacggaaatgacggctgataattgtagcatttctgACATgcttctgcagcagctgcttccTAATTGTGCAAAATGCACAGGAGCACCATCTTGaacaaaaatgatcctacccacacagcCATGAAGCTGGAGGGTTGAAATTGTGGTGTGAAAAAGATTCTCAAAACATTTACCAATGACggtaatatggccctatgataaacaaTGCTATCAACCTGCATCACAAagttacctttgcagaatgaagtgataCTGGTTTATGAGTGTGCAGATTTTCCATTGTCCACATACTGCAGTGCTGTGTACTGACACGTCCTTAGGAGATGGAAaggggctttgtctgtccacagaatgttccacggccatttattgtccacttccatacAAGCAAGAAATTAATGTGTGACTTTGTATGAACAGCAATGCAGAATGTTTCTTTGTATTTTATAAGTTGTGCTCGCAGCCACGTCCAATGTCCAGGCAATTCACCATGCACAGCACATCTGCGTACCACCGCACGACCCCTCCCGAAATGCTGTGCCCACATCATCTTCAGATGTTGGATCAACTGTTTTCCTCCCTCTGTCACACAgagcttcaaaagaacctgtcattttgaattttgtaatcattttctacaGACCCTTAGCATACATCAGACTAATGCCTTTTTCATAGTATTGGGAGTcgagaacttctgcagggctacaggCACACAGTgactgttcttgtaaaagagcttcactAGTAGTCTTCAATGGAGAGTCATACTGGGCGTCctggatgcaaactgaggaacagctgcaTGCCAagcgtctgttggtgtgcatattctgacacagcaccatctatcagtcccaccttttttccttttccccctcctctctctgttccATGACATTTcttcctgtgtcaataatatgctgctcaaatttgatgtcattctaatcagtggttctctttctgcagtgttttgaaactggaactttaattatggacaccctctaTGCTCATAAGTCAATTGTACTGGAAAGATAAAAGTACAACTTGCCACAATtttaattagcatttcagtcatcatAAACTACTGGACTATAAAGAAAGTTTTGAATTTTCTGATGTCAGTATTTAATTTTTTGAGTAGTAACATGATGCTTtggaaaaaaaaagggaagaaacaTGAGTGTTTAACATGTCATTACAAACAGAGCTAAGGACTGATTTGTCACACAGAAGGAACCACCTTGATTCTTGCTTGAAATGACATGAAAAACACCAGAAATTTAAACACAGTGGACATGCCAGAATTTGATTCCCAATCACGTCAAATACAAACAAATACAATCTATGTGATTCTCCAGCTTCTCTCATCATACTTCATGACAAAATTGTTCATGGGCGAACGGCCGGATGCCAGTGTCCAACAGGCATAATCTTTCAGCGAGCAACTACATTGCGATCatccagtgctttgatgaactgACTGCTTAACAGCTGGCAcagtgcttccccccccccccccccccaaatacgctGCTCTGTCCACCATCTGCCTTCCAGCATCTCCTCTCCTCCCCAGTTTACAGTTCACACTGAGGTACGCACGCTGGTGGCACCTCTACTGCTCCATCACCTGCCTCCAAAGTGATTTAATTGTAGGATATCTCGTTTCTCTTTTTAATCAGACTAATTTCAGGTTTCCAGGCATTTCTAAGGATGTAGTCACTATCACAATTGATCAGTCGGGCGTTCCCTTATTCAAACCTCGACAGATTCTTTAATAACAGTCACAGAAGTTACACCTATATGTCAGAAACTTAGTACGGTCATAATCCATTCCATGTACTTCTAATAGGCAATGTTCTCTGACTGCCAATTTGTTAGGCTGCTGCATTCTGGTGCGCTCTTGGTGTTCTCGGCAATGATCTTTAACAGTATACACTTTCTCACCTATGTATGTCGTGCTACATTGCCAGAGTGCCTAATACAACTCAGGACTTCTGTAGTTGGAGGTTATTCTTGACACACTTTCCATCTCATCCCACCTGGTAAGACTCCACTGACCTGTGGTTCTGACCAACTTTTATGAACTCTCCCCATTCCCTAAACATCACCAGGTCTTTTCCTTCACgcatcttccttcctcttcaacccttccgCCACAAGTAGCAGCCTCTAGTTGCAGAAGCTTACAAATttcaatacctttatatgtgtgttctgctgctaCCGTGTAgcaagtagattttttttataaatccaaTTACATTATACATACATATATGTAGCATACTGCCCTGGTTGCAGTGTTAAAACCACAAAATTTGGGAGACCATTAGCTGGTCATGATATTTTGGCAATAAATGATAAGAAAACATCAGTTTCCCTTTTCACttgaattttgtttttcaaatcAATAAGAGCCAACTGGTGATTATCTCCTGTTTCTGAGAACACTTGAAGCCAAAGAATACCTTCCTTTCTTGGAAACTCTGGCTGATTCAATTTGGACTCTCAacaaaaatgtattattattattattattattattattaagttttcCTCAGAGAATGTGACAAATCCCGAGGTGTCAGGATTTGATTTTCCTTTGGGTATTATAAGCTGACTCGTGCAGCCAATCATTTTACAGTGACTAATTTCATTGCATGCACATTTTTcacaatttgttaaatatttccatTCAGGTTTACACTGACAACTTTGGCATtattgaaaaaaattggaaatagtcTGAAATTTCTAAACTGGGCAGCAGACTCGCCATTCAGTATACAATTTTCTGCGGATTTGTCATCTGTTATAGTAAATCCACAAGATTTTATCAGTAACACGTGAACTTCAAATGTATCATGCCTTAGTCTGTCACAAATTTTGCAAATACTTTTGCATCTTATTAGCTAATTTTTGACAAACCAGGCATCAATGGGATGCATAGCTGCTTGACGTCTAATAGCATCCTGGACAACAAAGGAGTAAATCTCTGCAAAATcaaactgtacattcattttacCATGCTAAGGATTTTATTTCACAGTTCTGAGATAATGTGTTGGAtattttgaaacaaagtgctggatGGTTAGGTCACAGATTTTTAAAGTTTTATCTGTGACAATCATTTACAGACAGTTGCTTAGTTTTAAGCAAGTCATAATCTACTTGGATCCACAGTTTCCTTGTGCAAGCCTGAAATGTACAATATAAGTGAATTTCTTCCAAGCAGCTCTCACACTGATGCAGTATGCAAGCTTTTGATTCAGGCTGCACTTCTTCAAATCCATCAACAATTTATAGTCTTTTTAAATGATGCAAAAACACAATTAGTGGACAACTGAAGAAGCAACATGACATTTTGGTACAATTTCATAGAATTGTCTCAATAAGTAATGAACATTTCATTCGAATTGCTTAGCAACAGTTGGTTttggtggtgatgtttggtttgtgggacactcaactgcacagtcatcagcgcaCAGTTGGTTTTGTTCTGAGGTTTTATTCCATCAAGAATTATTCCATACCAAATCAACAACTGCTATAACCTGACCACCTTAGATCTATTTGAAAGTACGCACGTAGTATTCTTAactaataacaaaaaacaaatttcttcactttttcttaCCAAGGGTAActgagtagtgtgtgtgtgtgtgtgtgtgtgtgtgtgtgtgtgtgtgtgtgtgtggtgtttgctTGCAAGGGGGAAGTAGGAGATGAGGGGAGGCGAGGAAACTCTTTTAAAGGGCTTTCACATGAtatgaaatatcaactttaaagaATCATAGTGGGACTTATTACTTAAgctacaaaactgtatttttcataCAAAAAAGTGTGTTTTAAAGCATTGCACTAGCTACATTAACAACTCAAAATTAATAATTTGACATACACATCTAAAATATGTATCTTAATGCAAGCAGAAAAACCTCATTTTAAAGACTATATAAAATGACTGGTTGGTATTCCTATCTCCCATCTCTGTGATATTTTGTCACTGGATAATATTCACTTAGTTGTAGTCACCCGTTGTTGAAAGTGACATGTACATTTTCGTTTGGTGTGACACAGCCTATAAAGTGAAGTACTGTGATTAATTCGGAAGAGTTGTATTTGAAATTAAGTCAAAGGTACTTTTGTACAATTCTCAGAAATGTGTAGACGCTTATACGCTTACAACCAGTTAATATTAACACAACCTTAAATTTTATCCCAggatgcgaaaaaaaaaaaaaaaaaaaatggagaagtaATGTTGTGTATTACTAATTACAAGAAGATAATGCACAGAACTttgaaaatgtttcataaaaattAGACTGTCCATTTCAGAATGACATAAAATGCCTAAAATTTCAATTTTGTGCTGTAATACTTTTAATGAAATGGGTCACAATAATTATAAGAAAGCCTGCATCCTGTTTCCTGATGAACGATAGAAAGAAAACCTCTCCTAACATCAACTCAGAAAGTATGTGACAAGTGCCAAAAAAATTGAAGTTTCCGATACGTCTCGCATAGAAAATGGTAATAATCTAGTGTGTTCTGACGTCAAACAAAACAGTGAAAAGGTGTTAGGCTGAAGTGATGAACAAGACACTGTTGCAAGTGCAACCCTAGAAATCCTGAATGCTTCTTTGCAGTTTGTTGGTGAATTGCCAGTTAAGAAAAAATGACTGTGAGGCAAAGTATTGTTGCCACCATCTGATGAAGAAGAGTTAGATTATCACGGTTTTAAATACACAATGGTATGTCAAGAAGCTTCAAGAGGAATTTAATGTGATTAACTACGTGGCTAAAAAAGTACAAGGGCTTGGCAATGGCCAAAGTATTTCATcttctcccaatccaaaacctggCGAGTCCTGCTGATTTTGTAAGAAAACTTACTGTTCTGAAGCATGCCAGAACCTAATAAAGATTTTGTCTCATAAGAGTTGACGGAGAGAAAATTCAggtggggggggaaaaaaaaagatttaagtaatttgaaagaaatttatgCACACTTCAACAGTGTTTCTGTGTGTATTACCCACCAAAACTTCTAACTTACGCTGACTGGGTGTAACATTCCTCAACTGACGACGAATGATAGTACTCCAACTAAACCTCCAAACACTGGATTGCAAGAGTTGTGTGTAACCCATCATTACCCGATTGTCAGTTTGATGAATGTCAGTTCTGTCCAGGGCCAGAAACACTTAAAAATCATTTACAAAATTGTTGGATACTAATGATACTGGCCACAAACTTACAGACAATGGGTCTCTGTTGATCGTAAGCTCTAGAAACTACCACTAAATCCTCCAACAACTTTACTGCTCCATCATTtggtaaattaaaaacatttatgtgAAATTCCTTTGTGACCAGTCAACAATCAACCTTACAAAAATGATTGAAAAATGAGTTTAAAGAAGGTGATCTCTTGGTATTTTTTTGATTTTGTTGAGAATTACACTATTGTTGTGACAGGATGAAGTTCAGGGTTAGAACTGGACCAACCACAAGCAATAATTCATCCCTCTGTAGCTTATTACAAGGATGGTGACAACTTTAGCACACAAATCTTATCATCATAGCACAATGCTTCACATGACACTGTTGCTGGGCGTTTATTGCAATTCTATTTGATTGATTTTCTGGCAAAAAAACAAAATATACTACTTGTCCCATGGAGTTGCAGCTAATTATAAGAATAAAAAAGCTGTGCTATCAAGAAGATAATTTCCATAGCAAAatccagtgacatttttcagcCAATTGGCATGGTAAAGAAGCTAGCGAGGGCGTTGGTGAACAATCAAGCAACTGGCTGCTGAGAAAATCTGCAGTGTCCATACATCAATCAAATTGTGACACCCAAACAACTATATGTGTTTGCCACAAACAGGGGCGTAGAAGGGATCAGTTTCAATTACGCTACTTTGGAAGATTATGAAACTGAAAATCGGAAACCTACAGACATTTGAAGAATGCTGCACAATTTTTCGGACACAGAAACTTCACATCTTCATTCTCATAAGGAAGAACAAAACAATAACAAAAGCTTATTCAGACTCTAATGAAAGCAATACTGAACTGTGACAGTTGTTGACAGTGATTCAATATCATTGAATTGACATCAAAGGATATATTGCTTATGAATATAATGGACACTGGTGGTTAGCCTGTgtagtgggggaggaggaggaggaggaggaggaggggggggcatCACAGGAAAATGATGAAATCACAGTTTCTTACATCCACATTTTTCACATTCCCTTGCCACACAGACATTCTTCTGTAACCAGCAGAGAAGTAAAGGCAACCGCGAACCCCCAGACTGCAACAGGCTGAAATGATGATGTGCAACAAACTGACTGACTAGAAGCATGATGAATTGGACTGATACAATTCAGCAACAAAAACTAATAACTACCTGAttttaagtctctctctctctctggtagtCAGCTATACTCACTTGTTTCTGAAGGTTTGCAACTTCTTGTATTTTTTAATTAAACACTGATAAGGCAAATATTGTTTTTGTCAACTATCTATTACAAGCTATTTTATTTTGCTGTACAATAACTGGGGTCAAGAGGAAAGTTCAATATCAGTAATCAGCTTTGGCCAGTGACATAATGTTAATGACTGCTTTCGCATCaccttttcatgcatattttaacaGTTTTGTTGTTAATTCGCAAAGTCCacaaatatgaaagaaaataatagTAAGAATACTTTAAAAACTGGTTGCAGTTACATATTCATCTGTAGCCTAGCCTGATGTcaaggttaggttggaaggtgactggttgagagttggtgaagccaacaatTATGATACTAAAAAAAAACTAGTTGTGCTGATAGACTGATCAGTAGCTCATCTCATAAAAAAAGGCAACATCATCATGTTATAGTCGCCTTGTTGTTTACAGTGTTTGGCGCATGTTTCCCAGGTCACTGGTCAGGGTTGATGGGTCGTATTGAACATTCTTATACACCCCATAGTTGAAGAGAAGTATGcccaatatttacaataaaatagtTTGAAGATTTTTTACCGCACCATCTTAAACATAAAATTACTTCCGATAATGATCCCAATGAGCCTTTAAAAGAGCTTTATATGAAGTAAGTTTCATTGGCTTAATTAGAACACAAGTTGTGTACAAATCATTATTATCCAGTGTCAACTTCTTAGCACTCACAACTCAGTAACCTTTTGTCAGAAAAATACGAAAACAGTTGTTTTGTGTAGATATTTATGAGTACTACAGGCATACTTAATTTCAAATAAATCCAAAAGGGTCAGGTTGAAAACCATACTCCAtatgttgatttgacatggaatcaCTCTCAAGTCTGACAACACACAAGAACAGACTTCTCAACTCATCCTACGGAAAACAAGTATTTATTGTCTTACTCCATCAGAAACAACTTTGTCCTACTCTCCCCCCACCCCAATCTACTGGCACATATTTTTCATTTCTCAACTTCAAGCGATTTTGACTGCTTTCCTAGGATCCAATAATTCTACTGGGACCCCTGTAATGAGCCAGAGGCTGGAAAACGTGTCGATTGGCTTTCATGACACAGCCTTCACGATCACGATCTATAAAACAATTAGAAGACCAACCAATTAGAAAACAATTCATAAATGTTAGCTTTACCATAGATTTTTTGACACTACACCCTGACAGTTCGTTCCTTACCTATAATTTACATGCGGAAATTTTTTCCATTTCCCCAGCAGCAATATCAATTAAAAATATTGCGCTCGGTAAATTGTAACCTACATCTTAAAATAGTTTCTGTTGTCACTGGTCGACAAAATGCCAGACAGACAGCTATACTAGTGAAGCACATGTCGTTATAATGTATGCAACATACATAGCTAAACGGTACGGTTCCTCACAACGAAACTTGCTGCTTTGCTAACATCCCTAACTATTTATTTTTGAATATCTTAAACGTTATCTTACCACAAAAATAATGACAATCGTACAACTGTCAAACCACGTCACTTACCTCTCTTATTCTTCGTTCCATTCCTTCGTGCGGTTGCGATTTCTTGTTCGATTTTCTTTtctaaaaattcctgtttttttatAAGCATTTCTTCTGTCTCTCTCAGCTTTTGTATTGCTTCTCCAGTGCTGGGGGCCTTCTCCTCCTTTTTACCACCAAATACCTTGCTTAAAAAACTCATGCTGGTAAGTCTGTAATCTACTAAATCGTTCGTATGCCTCTCGCTAAAAGTATCAGCTCAGTAAATCACGCAAATATCTACACTTCAATGTAATATTTTCGCCAGCAATCTACACCCAAACCAGATTTTCACACGATGACAAAGAGTCATCACTTGCAGACTTGCAGTGGTCAACACAAGGATAACCCACTCAGATGCACAATTTATCGACCTTATCGCGCTGCACGATTGACCGCATCGAGataaaaaaacacaattttttcaaggaaatcatttctgctgTCACTTTCAATTTATTAATCACATTCGCGTTTTATTCTTCCAACGTATACAAAAAAAGAGATGCTAAAAACTGTGTTACGCGTATCAGAGATGTTTGTGATTAAACGATTGGTGTGACATATTTGTATTTTGTGCCGCCAGTTTCAAGTCGAGGTATACAAGTATTATGAGATGATGTTTGTTATGGTTAGTGGATGTGGCTGGTTAAACGAACTTGTTACTGCCTGTCGCTTGtagtattttagttgttttaaaagAACCAGGTTACGCTGAGAATGTAACTGCTGACAGTAGGGGTATACTTCGTAGCCCTGCATTCTGATTTGCAGAGTAAAGGTAAGTAATCAATAATTGGACGCATATTTACTTTATGAACACGTACATACTTTTAAGTCACGCGCTTGGCAAAATATCCCGCGACACACtaaaggcttcacgcattgctttCTTGACTGCCAAACATGTTTTATTCAGCAACGCTTTTATCCATAtccctgtgctttgttttacatctgttacacagtagtctctgtttctttagaagtttctttacagtgagtgtATTCCATTTAGGATATTTTCCATTATGAGCTcttctactggatacatatctatccagtgcatagtCAACTATAGTTTTAAATTTCTGCAGTAATTCCTGTACATGCTCTTGTCCTGAGCaaaaagtttaaagttcctcattgGTGTGTGACACTATTGTGTCActgtctagtttgctgaacatataaatctttctgcttgttttagttgcatTTTGTGTTTTAATATGCATTGTTGCTATAGCTATGTCGTCgtaactgataccagtttcaatgtggatatccacaaagaggtcaggtctgtttgttgccattaaacctatttccatcatgagtagttTTCCAAACTATTTGTTCAGAGTAGTTGTCAGAGAAGGCCTTTATTAATGTTTCACATGTCTatcactaacaaaactataattattCAAACTGATTgtttgatgattaaagtctcttccAATGATAGGGaatttaagtacaagtgaactgacatttTCTCTAAAGTCTTCGTTTTCAACAGGAGGAAAATCAGGTGGCTGATAGAAGGACTCTGTCATAACTTTTTGCCCACCCCTGGTATTGAGTCTTGCCTAAACAGTCTCACTTGTGGCTTCAATTTTTGTCTTGGTGGATATGAATTTCTTGCCTCCTGTGAGAAAAATGCCACCTCCATTTCTCATTTTACTATCCATTCAAAATAGCTTAAATTTTCCACATAGATCTCGCTATTTTTAGTGTCACTTTTTTCAGCTTTCTGTGCCTAATATCATGTGAACTTCAGTGCTTTTTAGAGGCACCTCAAAC
The genomic region above belongs to Schistocerca serialis cubense isolate TAMUIC-IGC-003099 chromosome 6, iqSchSeri2.2, whole genome shotgun sequence and contains:
- the LOC126483672 gene encoding charged multivesicular body protein 4b, which encodes MSFLSKVFGGKKEEKAPSTGEAIQKLRETEEMLIKKQEFLEKKIEQEIATARRNGTKNKRAAIQALKRKKRYEKQLQQIDGTLSTIEMQREALEGANTNTAVLQTMKSASDALKAAHQHMNVDDVHDMMDDIAEQQDVAREISDAISNPVAFGQDVDEDELERELEELEQEELDKKLLDTLPSTAKELPEVPTEEVATKPKAKQRVDDDDDLEELKAWAL